The following coding sequences lie in one Alloacidobacterium dinghuense genomic window:
- the ilvC gene encoding ketol-acid reductoisomerase, with protein MAKTYHDHDADLSIIQGKKVAIIGYGSQGHAHALNLKDSGVQVRVGLPTNSKSVDKAKKAGLEVTSIADAAKWGDVIMILTPDETQAEVYAKEVEPYLTPGKALVFAHGFNIRYGTIKPPAGVDVFLVAPKAPGHRVREVFTEGGGTPGLVAVEQNASGNALALALSYAKGIGCTRAGVLETTFKEETETDLFGEQAVLCGGTAALVKAGFETLVEAGYQPELAYFECLHELKLIVDLMYRGGLAYMRYSISNTAEYGDYTAGPQIVTSETRAAMKKLLAEIQDGTFAKNFIEENKTGRKKFDAIRKEEAKHLIETVGAELRSAMPFLDPVVVKDGAPQAAQPEPVQA; from the coding sequence ATGGCAAAGACGTATCACGACCACGACGCGGATCTCTCCATCATTCAGGGGAAGAAAGTCGCCATCATCGGCTACGGCTCACAAGGACACGCGCACGCCCTCAATCTCAAGGACTCCGGCGTTCAGGTGCGCGTCGGCCTGCCAACCAACAGCAAGTCCGTCGACAAGGCAAAGAAGGCCGGCCTCGAAGTCACCTCCATCGCCGACGCAGCCAAGTGGGGCGATGTCATCATGATCCTCACGCCCGACGAAACCCAGGCCGAGGTCTATGCAAAGGAAGTCGAGCCGTACCTCACACCCGGCAAGGCCCTCGTCTTCGCGCACGGATTCAACATCCGCTACGGCACCATCAAGCCTCCCGCCGGCGTCGATGTCTTCCTCGTGGCGCCCAAGGCCCCCGGCCATCGGGTGCGCGAAGTCTTCACCGAGGGCGGAGGCACACCGGGCCTCGTCGCCGTCGAGCAGAACGCCAGCGGCAACGCGCTCGCTCTCGCGCTCTCCTACGCCAAAGGCATCGGCTGCACCCGCGCCGGCGTGCTCGAAACCACTTTCAAGGAAGAGACCGAAACCGACCTCTTTGGCGAGCAGGCCGTTCTCTGCGGGGGCACAGCTGCTCTCGTCAAGGCGGGATTCGAGACCCTTGTCGAAGCTGGCTACCAGCCCGAGCTCGCTTACTTTGAGTGCCTGCATGAGCTGAAGCTCATCGTAGACCTCATGTATCGTGGCGGCCTCGCCTACATGCGCTACTCCATCTCAAACACAGCCGAATACGGCGACTACACCGCTGGCCCGCAAATTGTCACCAGCGAGACCCGCGCCGCGATGAAGAAGCTGCTCGCCGAAATTCAAGATGGAACCTTCGCGAAGAACTTCATCGAAGAAAACAAGACTGGCCGCAAGAAATTCGACGCGATCCGTAAAGAAGAAGCCAAGCACCTGATCGAAACCGTGGGCGCCGAGCTGCGCTCCGCCATGCCTTTCCTCGATCCTGTCGTCGTAAAGGATGGCGCGCCGCAGGCCGCACAACCCGAACCCGTCCAGGCGTGA
- the ilvN gene encoding acetolactate synthase small subunit: MLHTFVALVEDKPGVLTRVSSLFRRLNVNIVSLTVGRSERPGISRMTIVAHSSTSAGHRIMASLYKLENVLEVDDMDQVANVSRELALIKVGATPKTRSHIFELVEVFRARIVDLAPESLMIEITGVESKIEGLIQVLIESGDPILEVSRTGRMVMRRGHHTSRVLEAMRVATEPENETKNTAVFDLVEEESNFQK; encoded by the coding sequence ATGCTGCATACATTCGTCGCACTCGTAGAAGACAAGCCCGGCGTGCTCACGCGCGTTTCCTCGCTCTTTCGCCGTCTCAACGTCAACATCGTCTCGTTGACGGTCGGCCGATCCGAGCGACCAGGAATCTCGCGCATGACAATCGTCGCTCATTCCTCCACTTCGGCCGGTCACCGCATCATGGCCAGCCTGTACAAGCTCGAAAACGTCCTCGAAGTCGACGACATGGATCAGGTCGCGAACGTCAGTCGCGAGCTCGCGCTCATCAAGGTCGGAGCCACGCCCAAGACGCGCTCGCACATTTTCGAACTCGTCGAAGTCTTCCGCGCGCGTATCGTCGACCTCGCGCCCGAATCGCTGATGATCGAAATCACAGGCGTCGAAAGCAAGATCGAAGGGCTCATCCAGGTCCTGATTGAAAGCGGCGACCCGATCCTCGAAGTCTCGCGCACCGGACGCATGGTCATGCGCCGCGGCCATCACACCAGCCGCGTCCTTGAAGCCATGCGCGTTGCCACCGAGCCGGAGAACGAAACAAAGAACACCGCCGTCTTCGACCTGGTAGAAGAAGAGTCGAATTTTCAGAAGTAG
- the ilvB gene encoding biosynthetic-type acetolactate synthase large subunit: protein MSNSSQNDSPSPNTTRLTGSEITWATLVGEGVSDVFGYPGGAILPIYDAMRKFPIRHILVRHEQGATHMADGYARASGRVGVAIATSGPGATNMVTGLATAMMDSVPIVCITGQVSSKVLGSDAFQEVDITGITLPITKHNYLVTRAEDIAPALREAFLIARSGRPGPVLVDITKDAQQGSADYSFEAAAPKAYRPHPMRGHNADSIADAARLIREAKRPVILAGHGVIQSEAYEQVRTLAERMQIPIACTLLGLGCFPASHALSLGMMGMHGEAWVNEAIQKADLLIACGMRFDDRVTGTLVTYAPKAKKIHIEIDPAEINKNVKVDVALIGDLKQILEILLPHLSARTSSPWLREVNASKGECAVRDIKNLPDNGHLYAAHVINDLWNATDGKAIVVTDVGQHQMWEAQYYKHDQPRTLITSGGLGTMGYALPAAIGAKIACPEKEVWVIAGDGGFQMTSPELSTIAQENLDINIAVINNGFLGMVRQWQEFIYEKNYASSPILSPDYVKLADAHGIPGATVRTRSEVESAVKSARASNAPFLINFLVEKEDSVYPMVAAGSALHEMIRRPDNPMIETAEDA, encoded by the coding sequence ATGAGCAACAGCTCACAAAACGACTCACCATCGCCCAACACCACTCGCCTCACCGGCTCAGAAATCACCTGGGCCACGCTCGTCGGCGAGGGTGTAAGCGATGTCTTCGGCTACCCCGGCGGGGCCATTCTGCCTATCTATGACGCGATGCGCAAATTCCCCATCCGCCACATTCTCGTGCGGCATGAGCAGGGCGCAACGCACATGGCCGACGGCTACGCGCGCGCTTCAGGCCGCGTTGGCGTGGCCATCGCAACCTCCGGCCCCGGAGCCACCAACATGGTCACCGGCCTCGCCACCGCCATGATGGATTCCGTGCCCATCGTCTGCATCACCGGACAGGTTTCAAGCAAAGTGCTCGGCAGTGATGCCTTCCAGGAAGTAGACATCACCGGCATCACCCTGCCCATCACCAAGCACAATTATCTCGTCACGCGTGCGGAGGACATCGCGCCCGCTTTGCGCGAAGCCTTCCTCATCGCGCGCTCCGGACGCCCCGGCCCAGTCCTCGTCGACATCACCAAAGACGCGCAGCAGGGCTCCGCTGACTACAGTTTCGAAGCCGCCGCGCCCAAAGCATATCGCCCGCACCCGATGCGCGGCCACAACGCCGACTCCATCGCCGACGCAGCCCGCCTTATTCGCGAAGCGAAGCGCCCCGTTATCCTAGCCGGACACGGCGTCATCCAGTCCGAAGCCTACGAGCAGGTTCGCACGCTCGCCGAGCGCATGCAGATTCCCATAGCCTGCACGCTCCTCGGCCTCGGCTGCTTCCCTGCATCCCACGCACTCTCCCTTGGCATGATGGGCATGCACGGCGAAGCCTGGGTCAACGAAGCAATTCAGAAAGCCGACCTGCTCATCGCATGCGGCATGCGTTTCGACGACCGCGTTACCGGCACCCTCGTCACCTATGCGCCCAAGGCGAAGAAGATTCACATCGAGATCGACCCCGCCGAAATCAATAAGAACGTAAAGGTCGATGTCGCCCTTATCGGCGATCTCAAGCAGATTCTCGAAATTCTCCTGCCGCATCTCTCCGCGCGCACAAGCTCACCGTGGCTGCGCGAAGTCAACGCGAGCAAGGGCGAGTGCGCTGTACGCGACATCAAGAACCTGCCCGACAACGGCCATCTCTATGCCGCGCACGTAATCAACGACCTCTGGAACGCGACCGACGGCAAAGCCATCGTCGTCACCGACGTGGGCCAGCACCAGATGTGGGAAGCGCAGTACTACAAGCACGACCAGCCGCGCACGCTCATCACCTCCGGTGGCCTCGGCACCATGGGCTATGCTCTACCCGCAGCCATCGGCGCGAAAATCGCCTGCCCTGAGAAAGAAGTCTGGGTCATTGCCGGCGACGGCGGCTTTCAGATGACCTCCCCTGAACTCTCGACTATCGCGCAGGAGAACCTCGACATTAACATCGCCGTCATCAACAACGGCTTCCTCGGCATGGTGCGTCAGTGGCAGGAGTTCATCTACGAGAAGAACTATGCCTCTTCGCCTATCCTCAGCCCTGACTATGTAAAGCTGGCCGACGCGCACGGCATCCCCGGCGCTACCGTCCGTACACGTTCAGAAGTTGAGTCAGCCGTCAAAAGCGCGCGTGCATCCAACGCGCCGTTTCTCATAAACTTTCTGGTGGAAAAAGAAGATTCCGTTTACCCGATGGTGGCCGCAGGATCGGCACTGCATGAAATGATCCGCCGGCCTGACAACCCCATGATTGAAACAGCAGAAGACGCATAA